In the genome of Terriglobia bacterium, one region contains:
- a CDS encoding TerC/Alx family metal homeostasis membrane protein, translated as MSLLGGHGLAAWVLFNLLILGLLALDLGVLHRKSHVVGFRESLLWNVVWTAVGLAFGWLVVRVYGHQPGLEYFTGYVIERALSFDNIFVFVVVFQYFRVAAEHQHRVLYWGILGALLMRGTLIVAGAALVAMFHWVLYLFGAFLLWSGVQLLVKKDEAPHPERNPMIRLVQRLLPVDAAERGPRFLVRRGGRWHATPLLIVLAVVETTDLVFALDSIPAIFAVTRDPFIIYTSNVMAILGLRAMYFLLAAMMTQFRFLRHGLSLVLVLVGLRMLVDRWVDVPTGLTLSIVCGILAAAVAASVLFRPRAGGVAGD; from the coding sequence ATGAGCCTGTTGGGCGGCCACGGCCTCGCCGCGTGGGTGCTGTTCAACCTCCTGATCCTGGGGCTGCTTGCCCTGGACCTCGGCGTGCTCCACCGGAAATCCCACGTCGTGGGATTCCGGGAGTCCCTGCTCTGGAACGTGGTGTGGACCGCCGTGGGCCTGGCCTTCGGATGGCTGGTGGTCCGCGTGTACGGTCACCAGCCCGGGCTCGAGTACTTCACCGGGTACGTCATCGAGCGCGCTCTGTCCTTCGACAACATCTTCGTGTTCGTCGTGGTGTTCCAGTACTTCCGCGTGGCGGCGGAGCACCAGCACCGGGTGCTCTATTGGGGGATCCTCGGCGCGCTTCTGATGCGCGGAACGCTGATCGTGGCTGGCGCCGCGCTGGTGGCGATGTTCCACTGGGTGCTGTACCTGTTCGGGGCGTTCCTGCTGTGGAGCGGCGTCCAACTCCTGGTCAAGAAGGACGAGGCGCCGCACCCGGAGCGCAACCCCATGATACGACTCGTCCAGCGGCTGCTCCCCGTCGACGCGGCGGAGCGTGGCCCACGCTTCCTGGTGAGGCGGGGAGGACGCTGGCACGCGACCCCGCTCCTGATCGTCCTGGCCGTCGTGGAGACCACCGACCTGGTCTTCGCCCTCGACTCGATCCCGGCGATCTTCGCCGTCACCCGGGACCCGTTCATCATCTACACGAGCAACGTGATGGCGATCCTGGGGCTTCGGGCCATGTACTTCCTCCTCGCCGCGATGATGACGCAGTTCCGCTTCCTGCGGCATGGCCTGTCGCTGGTGCTGGTTCTCGTCGGTCTGAGAATGCTGGTCGACCGGTGGGTGGACGTCCCCACGGGGCTGACCCTGTCGATCGTGTGCGGGATCCTGGCCGCTGCCGTGGCGGCGTCGGTTCTCTTCCGGCCGCGCGCGGGGGGAGTGGCCGGGGACTGA